The Geotrypetes seraphini chromosome 2, aGeoSer1.1, whole genome shotgun sequence genome contains the following window.
CTTGATGGGGAGGAGGGCGCCATGCAGTTAGCCCACTCTGACAGTTCTAGGGCCTCTGAGTCACAGGCTTCCTCTTCCCTTGAACCATCGGAGAGCAACTCGCCACCTTCAGCAAAGCGCCAGCGTGCAGAAACCTCAGGAGGTGCGCAAGGGGAGCAGGAGGGGGTTGATCTTTGTCCTTCCCTACTGGGCTTTCCCCCTGCTTTTGTTCAGCAAATGTTTGAAATGTATACGGGCTATAAAGGTACATCTGGTCCCACTTCAGTATCTCAGAATGTTCAGCCTCCCACAGCTGCACAGTCTCTCGACCCTGAGGTCCAGCTGGAGGGTGACCAGGATGACGGGGGATCGGATTCGATGCCTTGCAAAGATTCCTCACTTTTGGAGGATGCTGCGTCCCAGCAGGGATCTACAGATCAGGGGGAGGATGCAATGGTGCGTTTGTTCAAGCAAGAAGACTTGTTGGAAGTTATTTCAGAATCCTTGCGGATTCTGCATTTGGATTCCCCTCAGACCCCTGCAGTTCAGAGAAGTGTCATGAGCAGCGCTAAGCCACAGTCTATTTGCTTCCCTTCTCATCCGGATATCACCGTGATGCTGACTGAGCAGTGGGATGCTCCGGAGGGTAAGTTGCAGGTTTCGCAGACCATGAATAAGTTGTACCCGCTGGCTGAGGAATTTGAGGCATTTATTATGTTGCCTAAGGTAGATTCCTACGTAGCAAAAATCACCGACTGCAAATCCGTACCCAGTGAGGGTGGGATGGTTCTCAAGGATTTGCAGGACCGCAGGTTGGAGTGGGTACTCCAAAGACAGTTTAGAGCAGTAGCATTGGGGTTGAAAGCAGCAGCTGCGGCCTCCTTAGTGGCCCGTGCCTGCCACACTCTCCTGCATCAGGGTCCTGCAGAGGAGAAGGATGTCTACCCTCATTTTCTGTTGCTAGGGATGGATTATATAGTGGATGCTCTTTATGATATGTTTCGGGTTATGAGTAAGGTTTTGGCTTTTTCTATCTGTGCCCGTAGAATGCTTTGGATTCGACAGTGGGCCGGGGACTATGCCTCTAAAGCCACACTGAGTCGTCTACCCTTTAAGGGTCAGATGCTGTTCGGGGAGGGCCTGGAAGATCTTGTGGCCTCTGTGGCGAAACGTAAGCCTAAGCCtaagtcccccccaaaaaatagacCACAGTCCCCTGGTGGAGCTGGACGTAGCTCCTTTCGAGGCTCTCAACGTTTCCACCAGAGAGCTAGAAGTTCTTGGGGCAACAAGGAGTCCAAACGACGCCATGAGGGAGGCCGATCTACCCCAGATAGAGGGGCAGCTGTTGACCCACTGGGAGACATGAGCTATGATTTGCTCAGACCAATGGGTGTTGAACATTATTCGAGAAGGCTACAAGCGGAATATCTCATCCCATCTACCAGATCTCTTCATGAACTCTCCCAGCAGATGCCCAGAGAAATTTCACGTGACATTAATGCTGAACATTATTTGACAAGTCTACAAACTGGATATTTCATCCCGTCTACCAGATCTTTTCATGGAATCTCCCAGCAGATGCCCAGAGAGAGCAGAGGAAGTTCCGGTGACGGTAATGCTGAACATTATTCGAGAAGACCAGAAGCTGGAATTCTCGTTCCATCTACCAGATCTTTTCATGAACTCTCCCAGCAGACATCCAGAGAAAGCAGAGGAAGTTCAGGTGATGGTAATGCTGAACATTATTCGAGAAGACCAGAAGCTGGAATACTTGTCCCATCTACCAGATCTCTTCGTGAATTTTCCCAGCAGACACCCAGAGAAAGCAGAGGAAGTTCATTTGATGGTAATGCTGAATATTATTCAAgaaggctacaagctggaattctcGTCCCATCTACCAGATCTCTTCATGAACTCTCCCAGCAGACGCCCAGAGAAAGTTCAAGTGATGGTAAGGCTGAACATTATTCAAGAAGGCTACAAGCTGAAATGCTCGTCCCATCTTCCAGATCTCATCATGGATTCTCTCAGCAGACACCCAGAAAAAGCAGAGAAAGTAGAAAAATTTTAGATGACGGTAATGAGGCTGTTAACTCTGGAGGACGTTCAAAAAGTTCCATCCATGGAGTCGGGCTTGGGCAGACACTCCATATGCTTCAGCATGTCCAAGAGAGCCCCAGAGGAGTTGaggcccatcctggatctcaaagTGGTCAATGCAGCTTTCAGGGTGCCTCACTTTCACATGGAAACGGTGCGCTTGGTCATAGCTTCGATAGCACCGGGGGAGGTTTTGGCTTCTCTGGATCTCACAGAGACCTATCTGCAAACCCCCATCTTTCACGCACACAGAAAGTATCTGCAGCTTCACGTGGTGGGGGCGCACTTCCAGTTGATGGTACTTCTCTTTGGACTGGCCCCTGCTCCACGTACCTTCAACAAGGTGGGGGTCGTGGCAGCAATGCATCTCTGCAAGGAGGAGATACAGGTGCATCCATACCTAGAAGATTGGTTAATCAGGGCGCTGTCCAGGGACGCCTGCAAGTTAGCAGTAGTGCTAGTTATCCAGCTCTTGCAAGATCTGGGTTGGGTGATCAACTACCGAAAGAGTCGTCTAGTACTGACACAGTTTCTAGAGGATCTGGGAGTCAGTTTCAACATGGCGGAAGGCCCTATTTTTCTTCCAGATCCCTACAAACTGAAATTGCATTGGCAGATTCAGGATATACGTCCTCTTGGGGCTCTGACAGCTTAACAGTAGAGAGTACAAAAGTCAAACCCGTTTGGTCCCGTTCCCGTTGGAATTGAATTTGTCCTAGTCTATCCCTGTAAGTAATCTCTTCTGTCCATGCCCGTCctcataaacttcagaagtagttattttatttaattgtgctactgaattagaggctCTGCTAGAGACCCATTTTCAAATAGGCAAAgacattttattattttgaaatATTAACTGGGAAGAACACATAGTTCTGAGTAAGGACATTAGAATCTGTACTCTACATGAATTACCTCTGGTCGTGAGCTGCTTTCATAAGTatatcaatcacatctttcagttcctccaccaatggagtatagtgccctcttcagtttttctttgcGCAAACGAGCTGAGAAGtagtgttctgatctgctctgttgttggtttttttaattatttggggtattttttttatCAGTTTTGTGAGGCTTCGTTGTCTAGAATTTCCCAATGTGGGGTAGCTCCACCTGGGATAGAGTGCAGATTCCACATGGGGGAGGTCTGCAGCTCGCAGGTCAACCCCCAGGTCTACCTGCTGAGCCAGCATGCTTTGTGCATTTTAGAAGTTTGGGGACTAGCTGATCATCTTATTTATCAGAGGCTTCAGTGTAGGCTGCGATGCCCTTGTGTCGCCAGCTGCATTTATTTCACTCCTCCCAACACAGCACGAGAATCTGTAGAGGTTTTGATCACAGTTGGTACTGGTCCGACTGGAAGCTCGAATATCTCCAGTTTTGGATCCCTGCTGGAAGGATTTGAGGTAGAAAATCTCCCTTTATTCAGACTGCAAGAAAGCTAACACAGGCAAGCACAGCACAGTGAGTACAGCCTTATGGAGAAAATCGGGTGGGGGTGTGtctaaaatttgatttttaaggaTTTCTGGAGCCAGAGATAGAGACCCTCATCTCCAAATCCCCTTTCCCTGAATTTTTAATACATCGGGTGAGTCTGCAAATTCACTGGCAGttgccattttggattttaaattatcttttttttaaagcctCCATCTGTCTTAAAATGACTCGATTTAGCTCAAAATCGACTGATATGGACTCCTCTGGCTGTTCTGCCCCCATATTATGCTAGTTTTGTGCTGGATAGTTGGCCAAGGAGCATTTATCGTCCTCTAGGGCTGGATACTGCAGGGGGTCTGAGTGGCAGGGAAGAAATCCCTCCTGGAGACTCTGAACAGTGAATATGTGACATGCAAGTGTGTGTAAGCAGGGGAGCCCAAAAGAAGCCAGACTTAGGTCCTACAGGGGTCTATGGGGCCTCCTGTTCAGGGGTTTACCTAATTTCCTATGGAAAGCCTATTTGATGGGTTCAGGATGCTCTGCTCTTCCTGCAGGCACATTGGCTTTGGACCAGGGAGAGATTCCATTCCAGGAAACTTCTCCACTGCTAAGGAATCCCTCGCCCAACCTGAGAGACCAGGCGGACTAGAACTGGGTTGGAGATCAGACTCCATGCCTTTACTGTGCAGAGTGCAGTTTCTTGCCTGGGGGACTCTGATTCCTTTGCGATAGTCCCACTGGACCAGGGAGATGAACCCTTGGTGCGGCAgcttttatgttcaaatatttttttttaaattgtggatcaaagaaaaaccaaaacaaagtacATCTAAACCAAGATCCAACAAATACAATTTTTGTACATTCTCCCTTGAAACCTctaaaagagaaaggaagaccccccctcccaaaaaaaacccaacccaacaacaaacaaaccaaaaacaacccaaccaatcaaaaaacaaacaaactagagAACGAGAAAGAGAGAGCATTACAAAAGGTCAAAATCCTTCCAGGGGCTTGTACTCTTGTGGCCCCTGGGCAATAACTGGAAACTCTTCCTCAACCCCCCAAAAATAAAGCAGTATCTGATCCCAGGAAACAGCCTGTTGCCCTCAAAACTCCTTAAGAAATTGTATTCAAAATTAAACTATGACCCCTAGATGACAAGCCAAATAAGCCCCTTTGTGTGGCGGCTTTTTAAATTGACTATTATGCTTCATGTTGTTAcagatcaagtttattaaaatttgatgaaacgctaatcataatTTTAAGCGTTTAACAATTAAAAGGGGCACTACTAACTTACTTATTATAGAGAAGACATAACTTACATGAAAACAGGGAATTGAAGCTAGAACCGCAACAGCCATCGATCTCACAATTCATGATAAGGAGTGGCACAAATGCTCAGACCACCTTTTTTTCCCGCACACCCAGACATCACCTTAAGAGTCA
Protein-coding sequences here:
- the LOC117354525 gene encoding uncharacterized protein LOC117354525: MDSGHLASGLCQICAELAPEERPCSTCRVALDGEEGAMQLAHSDSSRASESQASSSLEPSESNSPPSAKRQRAETSGGAQGEQEGVDLCPSLLGFPPAFVQQMFEMYTGYKGTSGPTSVSQNVQPPTAAQSLDPEVQLEGDQDDGGSDSMPCKDSSLLEDAASQQGSTDQGEDAMVRLFKQEDLLEVISESLRILHLDSPQTPAVQRSVMSSAKPQSICFPSHPDITVMLTEQWDAPEGKLQVSQTMNKLYPLAEEFEAFIMLPKVDSYVAKITDCKSVPSEGGMVLKDLQDRRLEWVLQRQFRAVALGLKAAAAASLVARACHTLLHQGPAEEKDVYPHFLLLGMDYIVDALYDMFRVMSKVLAFSICARRMLWIRQWAGDYASKATLSRLPFKGQMLFGEGLEDLVASVAKRKPKPKSPPKNRPQSPGGAGRSSFRGSQRFHQRARSSWGNKESKRRHEGGRSTPDRGAAVDPLGDMSYDLLRPMGVEHYSRRLQAEYLIPSTRSLHELSQQMPREISRDINAEHYLTSLQTGYFIPSTRSFHGISQQMPRESRGSSGDGNAEHYSRRPEAGILVPSTRSFHELSQQTSRESRGSSGDGNAEHYSRRPEAGILVPSTRSLREFSQQTPRESRGSSFDGNAEYYSRRLQAGILVPSTRSLHELSQQTPRESSSDGKAEHYSRRLQAEMLVPSSRSHHGFSQQTPRKSRESRKILDDGNEAVNSGGRSKSSIHGVGLGQTLHMLQHVQESPRGVEAHPGSQSGQCSFQGASLSHGNGALGHSFDSTGGGFGFSGSHRDLSANPHLSRTQKVSAASRGGGALPVDGTSLWTGPCSTYLQQGGGRGSNASLQGGDTGASIPRRLVNQGAVQGRLQVSSSASYPALARSGLGDQLPKESSSTDTVSRGSGSQFQHGGRPYFSSRSLQTEIALADSGYTSSWGSDSLTVESTKVKPVWSRSRWN